The window ccagataccaacagcaatcaactcaggtgagttgcaaaaaagtgtgctattgggaacagctaagatcttgaggcgagtgctcaaactcccaggcctctggtaggagacctgagttagagcagaaagtaCCACCCAtgcgggttaaccggggtgaggaaacaattttatatatatatatatacatacataaattatatacatatggttgttatatatatatatatatatatatatatacatacataaattatatacatatggctgttatatatatatacgtatatatataacaaccatgaaacttttagtagtaaattttcagttattaatatattttatacaaatgctctattttaatattgagcactctctttTAGTGAACTATATATATGcgtgtttatatatatgtgtatatacacatgggaatatatatatgtacatatgtatatgtgtatgtgtatgcgtatatatatatgtatatttaccaCTGTTAAAGATTAACAAAAAAGCTGTTAAAAATTTTGTCCATCGCCAGTTTCGTCAGGTACATTCCTTTTTACTAGAAAGTAGCTCATCAATTCGTCAAAGTGGAAGTTGAACCTAAAGCTGCAGCTAAAAGTGAAATATATTCCAACTCGCAACCGTTTGATATAAGGAACCAGAACTCTTTGAAATGATAACTCATCAAGAGACAAAGTCATCAGCTCAGTCAGCCTTAGCAGAAACTGACACTGCTACACTGTTCCTTCCGCTGCAGCTCTTACTGAGCCCTGAGGCAGCGTTTTGAATGCTCTTTATTGACTAGTTCCGTCTCTCATTCTCCTCAATGTAAAACTTCATTTATTTCCGTAAAAGGATCACCTTCAGGCTACATCTGCCCTTTCTGAAGTGGAGGATGCCATTAGACTAATAGCTGCCATCACCTGTGTACTAGTATTTGGGTTCCGGTCTCAATGTTTCAAAGTTGTAGAAAGGTAGTCACAAGCATGTAAAGGTAGTGATTTTAGCATTTGTAATGACGAAGAAGGAAGTAGCATGACCGACAGCCATTTCATGAAAAGTCAAGGAATAAATGGCTAGGAATGGCTGTTGGCCATTCAATGATAGAAAGAGCAAATCTGCTTTCTTAACTTGTGTAACTTGAGGCATATGTCAGAATGTTATGCGCAGCAAGTCCTTCACTCAAGTTTTTATGATATAGTTTCTTCGAAATAGCTTAAATTACCGACTTTCCTTGACCAGCATGATTACTGTAGACATTTGGGTGTTATTTAAGTATCACCATCTCAATCATTATTGGTTTTCGGCTAATATTCTTATATTTTCAAAGTGattgttaaaaatttgttatactCCTTAGCTTTGTAAAGCATGTGCGCATTTGCGCTTGGGTCATTCGTGTGCCGGGTTCAGTTGGACATGAACCACCCTCTGCATAACTTTGTTTTTCATGGAAGacttttttatatcaaaatgtTCTGGATGGGTTTAGCACCCAGTAATGTGGATATGTTACAACTACAAGTAATCAGTAAATAATGTCAAAGGAACCAACAGAGATCCAGCTTAGGCCTGGTTCTTttctttgtttacaatttttacgttatttctttatttattttaagcaAAACTAATTTTCTATCATGAGTTACTCAAATATGTTGGGTGAAGAAACTTACCCCATGACAActgcattacctgtcactgtttgtaaactgttttaaatattgAGTGAATAGGTAGCATacgaagtaagaaatgtttttctgCAATTTGTTTCAGCTATGCCTCGAGctgtcaaatatttgaattatgcaattGGCCAGTCACACACAGAAGTAAACAAGTACCTTCATCTAAACGTTAAAACGGCAATTGTTGTATATGgtgattaaaaaataaactttatgtgccaaagcttttttattacccgtgtaacgccaggcattcagttagtgtataatatataatatatatatatatatatatatatatatatatatatatatatatatatatatatatatagaatgtaTATTCTACctatagaatatatattctATTCTACGTATagaatatatagaatatatacagaatacataaaatatatattctatatatataaaatatatagaatatataatctatatatagaaaatatattcTAAATTTTCGCCACTTAGCAGGATGTAGATATACTaatgatataatatgatatgaGTTACTAACATGATATGAGTTACTAATATGATATGAGTTACTAACATGATATGAGTTACTAATATGATATGAGTTACTAATATGATATGAGTTACTAATATGATATGAGTTACTAATATGATATGAGTTACTAATATGATATGAGTTACTAATATGATATGAGTTACTAATATGATATGAGTTACTAATATGATATGAGTTACTAATATGATATGAGTTACTAATATGATATGAGTTACTAATATGATATGAGTTACTAATATGATATGAGTTACTAATATGATATGAGTTACTAATATGATATGAGTTACTAATATGATATGAGTTACTAATATGGTATGAGTTACTAATATGATATGAGTTACTAATATGATATGAGTTACTAACATGATATGAGTTACTAATATGATATGAGTTACTAATATGATATGAGTTACTAATATGATATGAGTTACTAATATGATATGAGTTACTAATATGATATGAGTTACTAATATGATATGAGTTACTAATATGATATGAGTTACTAATATGGTATGAGTTACTAATATGATACGAGTTACTAATATGATATGAGTTACTAACATGATATGAGTTACTAATATGATATGAGTTACTAATATGATATGAGTTACTAACATGATATGATTTACTGATATGAGTTACTAACATGATATGATTTACTGATATGAGTTACTAACATGATATGATTTACTGATATGAGTTACTAACATGATATGATTTACTGATATGAGTTACTAACATGATATGATTTACTGATATGAGTTATTAACTTGATATGATTTACTGATATGATATAAGTTGGATTTTTGTtggatttttatttataaagcaGCAGAAGAATTAAAGAAGCCAGGCAAAAGCAAAACTAGAATTTATGGCAAACGTTGCTGATATCGACCATGTTGATAGTGAAGTTGCTGATATCGACCATGTTGACAGTGAAGTTGCTGATATCGACCATGTTGATAGTGAAGTTGCTGATATCGACCATGTTGATAGTGAAGTTGCTGATATCGACCATGTTGACAGTGAAGTTGCTGATATCGACCATGTTGATAGTGAAGTTGCTGATATCGACCATGTTGATAGTGAAGTTGCTGATATCGACCATGTTGATAGTGAAGTTGCTGATATCGACCATGTTGATAGTGAAGTTGCTGATATCGACCATGTTGATAGTGAAGTTGCTGATATCGACCATGTTGATAGTGAAGTTGCTGATATCGACCATGTTGATAGTGAAGTTGCTGATATCGACCATATTGATAGTGAAGTTGCTGATATCGACCATGTTGATAGTGAAGTTGCTGATATCGACCATGTTGATAGTGAAGTTGCTGATATCGACCATGTTGATAGTGAAGTTGCTGATATCGACCATGTTGACAGAGAAGTTGCAACAAAGTTAAATTCTTTGCTGAACACATTGCTGAAAAGTTAGATGGAGTAACAAAGTGCCCATATAATAAGGAAAGATCTTTTTATGGAAATGGGTCATGATTGTTTGAAGCATTTAGAGACTCGGACTAACATTATAAAAACAACAGTAATGCGCAATTCTTTTTATTTGCCTCTAGAAGTTTTAGGCAGCCTGCTGTGCATCAGAATGACTAAACGCACAGTATAACAGTGGCAATGTATTTTGTGCAACTGGGTCAAGGATAGGCAACTTCATGCGAATGAagagtaatttatttttggaATAATTTATAGACATCTCAACTTTAGCATAAGCAAATGAACGGTTTAATTTGTTATATAAATTTAGGTCATTAAAAAACTTAATGATGTAGGAAACCTGCTGTCATAATACCATTACTTTTATCCAATCATCTTGTAGAACTTATATAGCCATAGTATTTGTAATGACGAGCAATTA of the Watersipora subatra chromosome 4, tzWatSuba1.1, whole genome shotgun sequence genome contains:
- the LOC137394153 gene encoding involucrin-like — translated: MANVADIDHVDSEVADIDHVDSEVADIDHVDSEVADIDHVDSEVADIDHVDSEVADIDHVDSEVADIDHVDSEVADIDHVDSEVADIDHVDSEVADIDHVDSEVADIDHVDSEVADIDHVDSEVADIDHIDSEVADIDHVDSEVADIDHVDSEVADIDHVDSEVADIDHVDREVATKLNSLLNTLLKS